A DNA window from Acidihalobacter prosperus contains the following coding sequences:
- a CDS encoding porin, whose amino-acid sequence MNVKNVFKPKAAALAAAMGLAFAGAAHAAPTATIFGGLGIAGYYNSPTANPGDSSAYDISSDGSRIGIKGDLGKSGDTTFIYEYMMNVNPVKSGSGSSPTTYTAFLGAKGDWGTFMAGRPFTPFYTDIVSVFNPFWWFYTTNVDIKQMDKAIVYTTPTMGGFNMSVSLSNMSKGSASGSKDETNFTLTGTYTTGPFSFAAGYVGFSKYGDGVNEYSASSSTTVWGTPINEYAGERLKSKVAARGSYNEGPLSVNLGLFSYKPTSMIYNGTTTTAQNDNAINTVNLWASYMVAPKWTLMGEFSSTSQSGSNPKKGTFTTFSVAYAPVDAVALFAEYQYYSKDAAVSGLDGVNSGTRANGQFAVGGYYSF is encoded by the coding sequence ATGAATGTGAAGAACGTGTTTAAGCCGAAGGCAGCCGCGCTGGCCGCCGCCATGGGTCTGGCATTCGCGGGCGCGGCCCATGCGGCGCCGACCGCCACGATTTTCGGTGGCCTGGGCATCGCCGGCTACTACAACTCTCCGACCGCCAATCCCGGCGACAGTTCCGCCTACGACATCTCCAGCGACGGTAGCCGCATCGGCATCAAGGGCGATCTCGGCAAGTCCGGCGACACCACCTTCATCTACGAGTACATGATGAACGTGAACCCGGTGAAGTCCGGCAGCGGTTCCTCGCCGACCACCTACACGGCCTTCCTGGGCGCCAAGGGCGATTGGGGCACCTTCATGGCCGGTCGCCCGTTCACGCCTTTCTACACCGACATCGTGTCCGTGTTTAACCCCTTCTGGTGGTTCTACACGACCAACGTCGATATCAAGCAGATGGACAAGGCGATCGTCTACACCACCCCGACGATGGGCGGCTTCAACATGTCGGTCTCGCTGTCCAACATGAGCAAGGGGTCGGCCAGCGGCTCCAAGGACGAGACCAACTTCACCCTGACCGGCACCTACACCACCGGCCCGTTCAGCTTCGCAGCCGGCTACGTCGGCTTCTCGAAGTACGGCGATGGCGTGAATGAGTACAGCGCCTCCTCCTCCACCACCGTGTGGGGCACGCCGATCAACGAGTACGCCGGTGAGCGCCTGAAGAGCAAGGTTGCGGCCCGCGGCAGCTACAACGAAGGCCCGCTGTCCGTGAATCTGGGTCTGTTCTCCTACAAGCCCACCAGCATGATCTACAACGGTACGACCACGACGGCGCAGAACGACAACGCCATCAATACCGTCAACCTTTGGGCGAGCTACATGGTCGCGCCCAAGTGGACCCTGATGGGCGAGTTCTCCTCGACCAGTCAGAGCGGCAGCAACCCGAAGAAGGGTACCTTCACGACCTTCAGCGTGGCCTACGCGCCGGTGGACGCGGTGGCGCTGTTCGCCGAGTACCAGTACTACAGCAAGGATGCTGCCGTGAGCGGTCTGGACGGGGTCAACTCCGGTACCCGCGCCAACGGTCAGTTCGCGGTCGGCGGCTACTACAGCTTCTAA
- a CDS encoding MarC family protein — MSPDHLTDALRALIALLAIVNPVGAVPIFVAVTSDQTAIDRLRTSRITAIAVGITLLAAALAGQSILQLFGIDLDAFRVGGGLLILLMAIHMLQGSPNRARNTPEETQEGVAKDDVAVVPLAIPLLAGPGSISTVIITAQNAQGWFGYLALLLNIFVVAGVVYATLRAAVPLSARLGETGIRIATRVLGLLLAAIAVQFMALGIRALLPGLA; from the coding sequence ATGTCACCCGACCATCTCACCGACGCATTGCGCGCGCTCATCGCTCTGCTCGCGATCGTCAATCCGGTCGGCGCGGTACCGATTTTCGTCGCAGTCACCAGCGACCAGACCGCAATCGACCGTCTGCGCACCTCGCGGATCACGGCCATAGCGGTCGGCATCACGTTACTGGCCGCCGCGCTGGCTGGCCAGTCGATACTGCAACTCTTCGGCATCGATCTCGACGCCTTCCGGGTGGGCGGCGGCCTGCTGATCCTGTTGATGGCCATACACATGCTCCAGGGCAGCCCCAACCGCGCGCGCAACACCCCGGAGGAGACGCAGGAGGGTGTCGCCAAGGACGACGTCGCCGTCGTGCCGCTGGCCATTCCGCTGCTGGCCGGCCCCGGCAGCATCTCCACCGTCATCATCACCGCGCAGAACGCACAAGGCTGGTTCGGCTATCTCGCTCTGCTGCTCAACATTTTCGTCGTCGCCGGCGTCGTCTACGCAACCCTGCGCGCCGCAGTACCGTTGTCCGCCCGCCTGGGCGAAACCGGCATCCGCATCGCCACCCGCGTCCTCGGACTGCTGTTGGCGGCCATCGCGGTGCAATTCATGGCACTCGGCATCCGCGCCCTGCTGCCCGGCCTCGCCTGA
- the ggt gene encoding gamma-glutamyltransferase, protein MHTVTRLIAVCLALLVASLPARAADNTAPGIPAQALDFGSNVSPLSSLAGLRPVEARHAMVVTAQHLATRVGVHILREGGNAIDAAVAIGYALAVVHPCCGNIGGGGFMVIHLADGQNRFLDFREKAPHKAYPKLFQNAQGEVVPGLSTHSYLAVGVPGTVMGLDTALARYGTMPLKTVMAPAIALARKGYVLEAGDAHILDGRADDFRRHPNVAAIFLNHGRPWRAGERLRQPQLARTLEHIAEGGTRAFYRGSIARAVVAASERHHGILTLKDFADYSVVWDQPVECGYRGYTIVSDPPPSSGGTTICEILQIVEPYPLADWGYASVKSLHYLIEAERHAFADRNTYLGDPAFVHNPIRALLSPAHAARIRAQIRPDAATPSSEVKGSLGPAEGTNTTQFSVVDAHGNAVSVTYTINYLFGLGQIAGDTGFFLNNEMDDFTAKPGVPNSFGLIQGRVNQIEPGKRPLSSMSPTIVLRQGRLFMVTGSPGGSTIISTTLETILNVIDFGMNMQQAVDAPRFHEQWQPSTVMIEPGLLTPATRQALEKMGYRFTYGNAWGAAMAILANPKTGLYEGAADRRRPAALAAGY, encoded by the coding sequence ATGCACACCGTCACCCGACTGATCGCGGTCTGTCTCGCGCTGCTGGTCGCGTCCCTGCCGGCCCGGGCCGCCGACAATACCGCGCCCGGCATCCCCGCGCAGGCGCTGGATTTCGGCAGCAACGTCTCCCCGCTCTCGAGCCTCGCAGGCCTGCGCCCGGTCGAAGCAAGGCATGCGATGGTGGTGACCGCGCAGCACCTAGCCACTCGGGTCGGCGTGCACATCCTGCGCGAAGGCGGCAACGCGATCGACGCGGCGGTGGCCATCGGCTACGCACTCGCGGTGGTGCATCCCTGCTGCGGCAACATCGGCGGCGGCGGATTCATGGTGATCCATCTCGCCGATGGGCAGAACCGATTCCTCGATTTCCGCGAGAAGGCGCCGCACAAGGCCTATCCGAAGCTGTTCCAGAACGCTCAGGGTGAGGTCGTGCCAGGCCTGAGCACGCACAGCTATCTCGCCGTCGGCGTACCCGGCACGGTCATGGGCCTCGACACGGCGCTGGCCCGCTACGGCACGATGCCGCTCAAGACCGTCATGGCCCCGGCCATCGCACTGGCGCGCAAGGGCTACGTCCTCGAAGCCGGCGACGCGCACATCCTAGACGGTCGCGCCGACGATTTCCGCAGGCATCCCAACGTCGCCGCCATCTTCCTCAACCATGGTCGCCCCTGGCGCGCGGGCGAACGCCTGCGCCAGCCGCAGCTCGCGCGCACCCTCGAGCACATCGCCGAGGGCGGCACCCGCGCCTTCTACAGAGGATCGATCGCGCGCGCCGTGGTCGCCGCCAGCGAACGGCACCACGGCATCCTCACGCTCAAGGACTTCGCCGACTACAGCGTCGTCTGGGACCAGCCGGTCGAGTGCGGCTACCGCGGCTACACCATCGTCTCCGATCCGCCGCCCAGCTCGGGCGGCACCACGATCTGCGAGATCCTGCAGATCGTCGAACCCTATCCGCTCGCCGACTGGGGTTACGCCTCGGTCAAGAGCCTGCACTACCTCATCGAGGCCGAGCGCCACGCCTTCGCCGACCGCAACACCTATCTCGGCGACCCCGCCTTCGTGCACAACCCCATCCGCGCGCTGCTCTCGCCCGCGCACGCCGCCAGGATACGCGCGCAGATCCGCCCCGACGCCGCCACGCCGTCGAGCGAGGTCAAGGGCAGCCTGGGGCCGGCGGAGGGTACCAATACCACGCAGTTTTCCGTGGTCGACGCGCACGGCAACGCGGTCAGCGTGACCTACACGATCAACTACCTGTTCGGGCTCGGGCAGATCGCCGGCGATACCGGTTTTTTCCTCAACAACGAAATGGACGATTTCACCGCCAAGCCCGGCGTGCCCAACAGCTTCGGCCTGATTCAGGGCCGCGTGAACCAGATCGAACCGGGCAAGCGTCCCTTGAGTTCCATGTCCCCCACCATCGTGCTGCGCCAGGGGCGGCTGTTCATGGTCACCGGCAGTCCCGGCGGCTCGACCATCATCTCCACCACCCTCGAAACCATCCTCAACGTGATCGACTTCGGCATGAACATGCAGCAGGCCGTCGACGCCCCACGCTTCCACGAACAGTGGCAGCCGTCCACCGTCATGATCGAACCCGGCCTGCTCACCCCCGCCACCCGGCAGGCGCTCGAAAAAATGGGCTACCGCTTTACCTACGGCAACGCCTGGGGCGCCGCGATGGCCATTCTCGCGAACCCGAAAACGGGGCTGTACGAAGGCGCCGCCGACCGGCGCAGGCCCGCCGCACTGGCCGCCGGATACTGA
- the sppA gene encoding signal peptide peptidase SppA, producing MGKLMKLLRWVDRLLHGIRRGLLNLITLAVLAAILFAVFHSSEGPGVPQGAVLTVAPEGHLVYSYSESDWQRAIDDLLDRPDNEVLIRSLTDAIDRAARDPRIKLMTLNLNRFDGGSITQLETVADALARFRKAGKPIYAYAGSYSQGAYLLAAEANHVYMNPLGTVMIVGYGAYQPYFKTLLDRIGVTMYAFRKGKYKSAVEPFTRTGMSPDAREENAAWLRTWWNSYATRVAAARGLEPAQIEGYASRLPQLVDAAGGNTAELARRQGLVNVIAGWQRFEKAVAKAAGQPLAQAQIDYLDYDAATRPHAAQSAAVAVVPLDGMIVGGDNAIPGAVASGPTVRQLDRLLHDAAVRAVVLQVDSPGGSVDASEDIRAAVLRLRAAGKPVVVSMGTLAASGAYMISSAAQTLYAEPTTLTADIGVFALVPNVSAALGKLGIDVGGIGTTPTVGSESPMMPLRPETASALQSHVNYLYKRFVSQVAEGRKLGFDQVDAVAQGRAWSGKDALRLKLVDHLGGIANAIADAARLAHLKPDGYRVDYLPRAGQKRGFAGLGQSMGLMTRAALGGGHGMRGLADMARLLGLPARELRDTTQLLRSARPYGYFAYAPVTWMH from the coding sequence ATGGGCAAGCTGATGAAACTACTGCGCTGGGTCGACCGGTTGCTGCACGGTATCCGGCGTGGTCTGCTCAATCTGATCACCCTGGCCGTCCTGGCAGCCATCCTGTTCGCGGTGTTTCATTCGTCGGAAGGCCCCGGCGTGCCGCAGGGGGCGGTGCTGACGGTCGCGCCAGAGGGACACCTCGTGTACAGCTACAGCGAAAGTGACTGGCAGCGCGCGATCGACGACCTGCTCGACCGCCCCGACAACGAGGTGCTGATCCGCAGCCTTACCGACGCCATCGATCGCGCCGCGCGCGATCCACGCATCAAGCTGATGACGCTCAACCTGAACCGCTTCGACGGCGGCAGCATCACCCAGCTCGAAACCGTGGCCGATGCGCTGGCGCGTTTCCGCAAGGCCGGCAAGCCGATCTATGCCTACGCCGGCAGCTATTCGCAGGGCGCCTATCTGCTCGCGGCCGAGGCGAATCATGTCTACATGAACCCGCTGGGCACGGTCATGATCGTCGGCTATGGCGCCTATCAACCCTATTTCAAGACCCTGCTCGACCGCATCGGCGTGACCATGTATGCCTTCCGCAAGGGCAAGTACAAGTCCGCCGTGGAGCCGTTCACGCGGACCGGCATGTCGCCCGATGCGCGCGAGGAAAACGCCGCTTGGCTGCGGACCTGGTGGAACAGCTACGCCACCCGCGTCGCCGCCGCGCGCGGTCTCGAGCCGGCGCAGATCGAGGGCTACGCCAGCCGCCTGCCGCAGCTCGTCGATGCCGCCGGGGGCAACACGGCCGAACTGGCGCGGCGGCAGGGCCTGGTCAACGTGATCGCCGGCTGGCAGCGCTTCGAGAAGGCCGTGGCCAAGGCGGCCGGGCAGCCCTTGGCTCAAGCGCAGATCGACTATCTCGACTACGATGCCGCCACGCGCCCGCACGCCGCGCAGTCCGCCGCGGTTGCCGTGGTGCCGCTCGACGGCATGATCGTCGGCGGCGACAACGCCATTCCCGGCGCCGTCGCCTCCGGCCCCACCGTGCGCCAGCTCGACCGTTTGCTGCACGATGCCGCCGTGCGGGCCGTGGTGCTGCAGGTCGATTCCCCCGGCGGCAGCGTCGACGCCTCCGAGGACATCCGTGCCGCTGTGCTGCGACTGCGCGCCGCGGGCAAACCGGTGGTGGTGTCCATGGGCACGCTGGCGGCATCCGGCGCCTACATGATCTCCAGCGCGGCGCAGACACTGTATGCCGAACCCACCACGCTGACCGCCGACATCGGCGTGTTTGCCCTGGTGCCGAACGTTTCCGCCGCGCTGGGCAAGCTCGGCATCGACGTCGGCGGCATCGGCACCACGCCGACGGTGGGTTCCGAATCGCCGATGATGCCGCTCAGGCCGGAAACGGCCTCGGCTCTGCAGAGCCACGTGAACTACCTGTACAAGCGCTTCGTTTCGCAGGTCGCCGAGGGGCGCAAGCTCGGCTTCGATCAGGTCGATGCCGTCGCCCAGGGCCGCGCGTGGAGCGGCAAGGACGCGTTGCGGCTCAAGCTGGTCGACCACCTCGGCGGCATCGCCAACGCCATCGCCGACGCTGCGCGGCTCGCGCACCTCAAGCCGGACGGTTACCGCGTCGACTACCTTCCGCGTGCGGGACAGAAACGGGGTTTCGCCGGGCTGGGGCAGTCCATGGGGCTGATGACCCGCGCGGCGCTCGGCGGCGGCCACGGGATGCGCGGTCTTGCGGATATGGCCCGGCTGCTCGGCCTGCCCGCCCGCGAACTGCGCGATACCACGCAGTTGCTGCGCAGCGCCCGGCCCTACGGCTACTTCGCCTATGCCCCGGTGACGTGGATGCACTGA
- a CDS encoding alpha/beta hydrolase: MPNAAPPQATSPARAWGRYVLAGLAALVFAFFMITGGVAYDVAWKLIHPSRIPIAETPSRQGLAYRDIAFPSAVDGVRLSGWLIPAARPGGGLVIEAHGYHQNRASDAPALPVAAALHRAGFAVLMFDFRAEGRSQGSEVTVGLYEQRDLRGAIDYARRLGYRRIGVIGYSMGAATALEVVAKDRAVRAVVADSAFADLYRYLSTHMPEWTNLPNWPFTPEIFFELRLINGLDVSKVDPLRDVAALRHRPVLLIAGSADRIVPMSNSQALYRALRRDPAASLWIVPGAKHVGAYTVAPKTYLARVTGFFTRALGSGQ, from the coding sequence ATGCCGAACGCCGCACCGCCTCAGGCCACCAGCCCCGCCAGGGCGTGGGGCCGCTACGTCCTGGCGGGGCTGGCGGCGCTCGTCTTCGCCTTCTTCATGATCACCGGCGGCGTCGCCTACGACGTGGCTTGGAAGCTGATCCATCCCAGCCGCATTCCGATCGCGGAGACCCCGTCCAGACAGGGACTCGCCTACCGCGACATCGCATTTCCCTCGGCGGTCGACGGCGTGCGCCTTTCCGGCTGGCTGATTCCCGCTGCGCGGCCGGGCGGCGGACTCGTGATCGAGGCTCACGGCTACCACCAGAACCGCGCCTCGGATGCACCCGCGTTGCCGGTGGCCGCGGCACTGCATCGGGCGGGTTTCGCCGTGCTGATGTTCGATTTCCGTGCCGAGGGGCGCTCGCAGGGCAGCGAGGTGACGGTTGGGCTGTACGAGCAGCGCGACCTGCGCGGGGCGATCGATTACGCGCGCCGGCTCGGCTATCGCCGCATCGGCGTGATCGGCTATTCGATGGGCGCGGCCACGGCGCTGGAGGTGGTGGCGAAGGACCGCGCCGTGCGCGCGGTGGTGGCCGACAGTGCCTTCGCCGACCTGTACCGCTACCTGAGCACGCACATGCCCGAATGGACGAATCTGCCCAACTGGCCGTTCACGCCGGAGATCTTTTTCGAACTGCGCCTGATCAACGGCCTCGATGTGAGTAAGGTGGACCCGCTACGCGACGTTGCCGCCCTGCGCCATCGCCCCGTGCTGCTGATCGCCGGCAGTGCCGATCGCATCGTGCCGATGAGCAACAGCCAGGCGTTGTACCGCGCGCTGCGTCGAGATCCGGCAGCCAGCCTGTGGATCGTGCCGGGGGCGAAACACGTGGGTGCGTACACGGTTGCGCCGAAAACCTATCTGGCCCGCGTGACCGGTTTTTTCACGCGGGCGCTGGGCAGTGGCCAATAA
- a CDS encoding ABC transporter substrate-binding protein, giving the protein MLIHKSINKAILTVACVLGLAAGGASAAASPHEIKIGTLYAGSGPFASSSQPQYAGLKYWVDEMNAQGGVYVKAYRKRIPVKLIAYDDQSQTGLAGTLYNQLLTRDRVNLLVADFGSVLTSVAVPLARIHRTLLFDVTGTSAKFFTPGNPYIVLTSLPTSGVWPTTLAEDLIHNHPGRVAVLYSTNDFDESQAATLKRKLEAAGQKPVFYRGAPSNTSSYGVLLHAIAATRPDSVIELGYPNNDIAFLQDIKASGMHFKRVFTIFPGQLLSLMEKNVGADSLAWTYTYPTPPLLRYNKVNYGPGIDAFSKAYAKATGHEVNFLAVAGYNAGLVIQKTLDEAGSLKQTELRHAIAGFSGNLDTLDGHFRINEMGAQIGETLPVGQLQPRDGKIEVKVVYPHDLATGKAVYPAPNA; this is encoded by the coding sequence ATGCTTATACATAAATCAATAAATAAGGCCATCCTGACCGTCGCCTGCGTGCTCGGCCTCGCCGCCGGCGGCGCCAGCGCCGCGGCCTCGCCCCACGAAATCAAGATCGGCACGCTCTATGCCGGCTCCGGCCCCTTCGCCAGCTCCTCGCAGCCGCAGTACGCCGGCCTCAAGTACTGGGTCGACGAAATGAACGCGCAGGGCGGCGTATACGTGAAGGCCTACCGTAAGCGCATCCCGGTTAAATTGATCGCCTACGACGACCAGAGCCAGACCGGCCTCGCCGGCACGCTCTACAACCAGCTGCTCACCCGCGACCGCGTCAACCTGCTGGTCGCCGACTTCGGTTCGGTGCTGACCTCGGTGGCGGTGCCGCTGGCGCGCATCCACCGCACGCTGCTGTTCGACGTCACCGGCACCTCGGCCAAATTCTTCACGCCCGGCAACCCGTACATCGTGCTGACCAGTCTGCCGACCTCCGGCGTCTGGCCGACGACCCTTGCCGAGGACCTGATCCACAACCATCCGGGCCGCGTGGCGGTGCTCTACTCGACCAACGACTTCGACGAGTCGCAGGCCGCGACCCTGAAGCGGAAACTCGAAGCGGCCGGGCAAAAACCGGTGTTCTACCGCGGCGCACCGAGCAACACCAGCAGCTACGGCGTCCTGCTGCACGCCATCGCGGCGACAAGGCCCGACAGCGTGATCGAGCTGGGCTACCCGAACAACGACATCGCCTTCCTGCAGGATATCAAGGCGAGCGGCATGCACTTCAAGCGCGTGTTCACCATCTTCCCCGGCCAGCTGCTGTCGCTGATGGAAAAGAACGTCGGCGCCGACAGCCTGGCCTGGACCTACACCTACCCCACGCCGCCGCTGCTGCGCTACAACAAGGTCAACTACGGCCCCGGCATCGACGCCTTCTCCAAGGCCTACGCCAAGGCCACCGGCCATGAGGTCAACTTCCTCGCCGTCGCCGGCTATAACGCAGGCCTGGTGATCCAGAAGACGCTGGACGAGGCCGGCAGCCTCAAGCAGACCGAGCTGCGCCACGCCATCGCCGGCTTCTCCGGCAATCTCGACACCCTCGACGGCCACTTCCGGATCAACGAGATGGGCGCGCAGATCGGCGAGACGCTGCCGGTCGGCCAGCTGCAGCCGCGCGACGGCAAGATCGAGGTCAAGGTCGTATACCCGCACGACCTCGCCACCGGCAAGGCCGTCTACCCAGCGCCGAACGCCTGA
- a CDS encoding ABC transporter substrate-binding protein has protein sequence MQRFLRSTALAAALTLGAAGAAQATPSVLEVGTLYASSGNFASSSLPEYKGLAFWAEQVNAHGGVYVKAYGKRVPVKLVAYDDQSSTGTAGALYNQLLTRDRVPVLVSDFGSVLTSVAAPLAEEHHVLLLDPTGTSAKFFTGSYPNLVLTGLPGSAIWPEVLGRFLIAKGVKRVAVVYGANDFTGSQRDTLVHVLEAGGVKLVYDHSVPTNTSSYAMILHQAKAQGAQAMVELGYDNNDIAFLQDLASSGLHFQLAFAINPGLRVALFRKSVGDKALDYTYSYVTPPALEYDKVNYGLGLKDFDRRFAAWNRTHGNVPMGLSVVAGYNTGLVIEKAVAHSPSLKAADLRLTIQGFSGKLFTVDGSFKINAHGEQIGESIPLGQFIPQAGKAALKIVYPKKLAQTAARYPAPATP, from the coding sequence ATGCAAAGGTTTCTGCGATCCACCGCGCTTGCCGCGGCCCTGACCCTCGGCGCCGCCGGCGCCGCCCAGGCCACGCCGTCCGTCCTCGAAGTGGGCACGCTCTACGCCAGCAGCGGCAACTTCGCCAGCTCCTCGCTGCCCGAGTACAAGGGACTCGCATTCTGGGCCGAACAGGTCAACGCCCACGGCGGCGTGTACGTGAAGGCCTACGGCAAGCGCGTGCCGGTCAAGCTGGTAGCCTACGACGACCAGAGCAGCACCGGCACCGCCGGCGCGCTCTACAACCAGCTGCTCACCCGCGACCGCGTGCCGGTGCTGGTATCCGACTTCGGCTCGGTGCTGACCTCGGTGGCTGCGCCGCTGGCCGAGGAACATCATGTCCTGCTGCTCGACCCGACCGGCACCTCGGCCAAGTTCTTCACCGGCAGCTATCCGAATCTGGTGCTCACCGGCCTGCCTGGCTCGGCGATCTGGCCGGAGGTGCTGGGGCGCTTCCTGATCGCCAAGGGCGTCAAGCGCGTGGCGGTGGTCTACGGCGCCAACGACTTCACCGGCTCGCAGCGCGACACCCTGGTGCACGTGCTCGAGGCGGGCGGCGTGAAGCTGGTCTACGACCACTCGGTGCCGACCAACACCAGCAGCTACGCGATGATCCTGCACCAGGCCAAGGCGCAGGGCGCGCAGGCCATGGTCGAGCTGGGCTACGACAACAACGACATCGCCTTCCTGCAGGATCTCGCCTCAAGCGGCCTGCACTTCCAGCTTGCCTTCGCGATCAATCCCGGCCTGCGGGTCGCCCTGTTCCGAAAATCCGTAGGCGACAAGGCGCTGGACTACACCTACAGCTACGTCACCCCGCCGGCGCTGGAATACGACAAGGTCAACTACGGCCTCGGCCTGAAGGACTTCGACCGGCGCTTCGCGGCCTGGAATCGCACGCACGGCAACGTGCCCATGGGGCTGTCGGTGGTCGCCGGCTACAACACCGGGCTGGTGATCGAAAAGGCGGTGGCGCACTCACCCAGCCTCAAGGCCGCCGATCTGCGCCTGACCATCCAGGGCTTCTCCGGCAAGCTGTTCACCGTCGACGGGTCGTTCAAGATCAACGCCCATGGCGAACAGATCGGCGAGTCGATTCCACTGGGGCAGTTCATCCCCCAGGCAGGCAAGGCGGCACTCAAGATCGTGTATCCGAAGAAGCTCGCGCAGACCGCGGCCCGCTATCCGGCGCCGGCCACTCCCTGA
- a CDS encoding branched-chain amino acid ABC transporter permease, translating to MGLLEYALLAGLLYGLYFALVAAGLNLIFGVMRIINLAHGDFLMLGAYGAFYLYHLMGWSPLWAVPLTFAAFLALGLPLYYLLVPRLQRSGDPEMRSFILFFGLSQIIEALAVFAFGNDQRSIPARVFGNHPVHLLGQVYPLAWILSAVFGLLGIVALYAYLYGSPLGRATRAIMANPDEAAITGIAVQRISALTFGIGIALAALAGIFSPFMVGAIQPDLGVGITLISFAIVVIGSLGHPLGTLVGGLVYGISLMLMQTYLPSWSQMLPFVLLIAILLVRPGGLLGKGVRRA from the coding sequence GTGGGTCTGCTTGAATACGCGCTGCTGGCTGGGCTGCTTTACGGCCTGTATTTTGCCCTCGTGGCCGCCGGCCTGAACCTGATCTTCGGCGTCATGCGCATCATCAACCTCGCGCATGGCGACTTCCTCATGCTCGGCGCCTACGGCGCGTTCTATCTCTACCACCTGATGGGCTGGAGTCCGCTGTGGGCGGTGCCGCTGACATTCGCCGCCTTCCTCGCGCTCGGCCTGCCGCTGTACTACCTGCTGGTGCCCCGACTGCAGCGTTCCGGTGACCCCGAGATGCGCTCCTTCATCCTGTTTTTCGGGCTGTCGCAGATTATCGAGGCGCTCGCCGTGTTCGCCTTCGGCAACGACCAGCGCTCGATCCCCGCCAGGGTCTTCGGCAATCATCCGGTGCACCTGCTCGGACAGGTCTACCCGCTCGCCTGGATCCTCAGCGCCGTCTTCGGCCTGCTCGGCATCGTCGCGCTCTACGCCTATCTGTACGGCTCGCCGCTCGGCCGAGCCACGCGCGCGATCATGGCCAACCCCGACGAGGCCGCGATCACCGGCATCGCGGTACAGCGCATATCGGCGCTGACCTTCGGCATCGGCATCGCGCTGGCCGCGCTGGCCGGCATCTTCAGCCCGTTCATGGTCGGCGCGATCCAGCCCGATCTCGGCGTGGGCATCACGCTGATCTCCTTCGCCATCGTCGTCATCGGCTCGCTCGGCCATCCGCTCGGCACGCTGGTGGGCGGCCTCGTCTACGGAATCTCGCTCATGCTGATGCAGACCTATCTGCCCTCGTGGTCGCAGATGCTGCCCTTCGTGCTGCTCATCGCGATCCTGCTGGTCCGCCCCGGCGGCCTGCTCGGCAAGGGGGTGCGCCGTGCTTAG
- a CDS encoding branched-chain amino acid ABC transporter permease, producing the protein MLRRWLPSLAILAFTGLGFALAPLAYSNQFLLFNMMMYMALAQGLNIIYGYTGYLPFGYVGFFGAGAYGAAIIITFWHWPALLAVLGGGLVAVIFGLLLTPLFRLSGAYFSIANLAAAEALYYLVANPHMTTLTQGPYGINLPQAYAPDLAYATMLAILLFAVGAAAYLRRSRFGLALAAIREDAVSAGMAGIDVVRARAVAWLLSAFIAGLAGAAYGWYISVFYPDTVFALSITVFTIVFVLFGGQGTVLGPLIGTLLLYGAYNVIGISNPQYFQLAYGILIVVLVLFLPAGLASLLRRRRTAHER; encoded by the coding sequence GTGCTTAGGCGCTGGCTGCCCTCGCTCGCGATCCTCGCGTTCACCGGCCTCGGCTTCGCGCTGGCACCGCTCGCCTACAGCAACCAGTTCCTGCTGTTCAACATGATGATGTACATGGCGCTGGCGCAGGGGCTGAACATCATCTACGGCTACACCGGCTATCTGCCCTTCGGCTACGTCGGCTTCTTCGGCGCCGGCGCCTACGGCGCGGCCATCATCATCACCTTCTGGCACTGGCCAGCGCTGCTTGCGGTGCTCGGCGGCGGGCTGGTGGCGGTGATCTTCGGGCTGCTGCTGACACCGCTGTTCCGGCTTTCCGGCGCGTATTTCTCGATCGCCAATCTGGCCGCCGCCGAAGCGCTGTACTACCTCGTGGCCAATCCGCACATGACCACGCTCACCCAGGGGCCCTATGGCATCAACCTGCCCCAGGCCTACGCGCCCGACCTGGCCTACGCCACCATGCTCGCGATCCTGCTGTTCGCCGTCGGCGCCGCCGCCTACCTGCGCCGCTCGCGCTTCGGGCTCGCGCTCGCGGCCATCCGCGAGGATGCCGTCAGCGCCGGCATGGCGGGCATCGACGTGGTGCGCGCGCGGGCCGTCGCCTGGCTGCTGTCGGCCTTCATCGCCGGTCTCGCGGGCGCCGCCTACGGCTGGTACATCTCCGTGTTCTATCCCGACACCGTATTCGCGCTCTCGATCACCGTGTTCACCATCGTGTTCGTGCTGTTCGGCGGCCAGGGCACGGTGCTCGGACCGCTGATCGGCACCCTGCTGCTCTACGGCGCGTACAACGTGATCGGCATTTCCAATCCACAGTACTTCCAGCTCGCCTACGGCATCCTGATCGTGGTGCTGGTGCTGTTCCTGCCGGCGGGTCTTGCCTCGCTGCTGCGCCGCAGGAGAACCGCCCATGAGCGCTGA